The following coding sequences lie in one Eulemur rufifrons isolate Redbay chromosome 11, OSU_ERuf_1, whole genome shotgun sequence genomic window:
- the URB2 gene encoding unhealthy ribosome biogenesis protein 2 homolog has protein sequence MAAVYSGISLKLKSKTTSWEDKLKLAHFAWISHQCFLPNKEQVLLDWARQSLVAFYKKKLELKEDIVERLWIYIDNILHSRKLQNLLKNGKTINLQISLIKVINERVTEFSHSGSQRNICAVLSCCQGILSTPALAVIYTAKQELLVALLSQLCSSACRQPEEAVVAQLFEVIRLALGHYLLIQQQQVNPRRAFGDVTGYLLQPCLVLRHLLSGGTWTQASQGQLRQALSRDVRSQIEAMLRGGVFQPELLSSYKEELLDQQQEDVKMGAMKNLLAPMDTVISKLVSAGYCAPSLHATVVANSVALLYKLFLDSYFKEGNQLLCFQVLPRLFRCLRISQLQEEQVKALSTADWTTELLVVEQLLNSVASNNIYNIAADRIRHGEAQFHFYRRVAELLMNHPQASVPAWFRCLKTLMSLNHLILEPDLDDLLASAWIDAEVTDFRTKKAQEALIHTLFQTYAKLRQVPRLFEEVLGVICLPAAEALRQPVLASGPSTVLCACLLELPPSQILDTWSLVLEKFQALVLPYLRSDVDMAMKSLSLSSLLHCVMFNMRSLDSSTPLPIIRRTQCMMERMLGEIVQPLLALLLGPPGPEVELWLQKVSDSVLLLSYTWAHVDTLCSMNCCQYRSVSGALTGVALEISNLPSLLPGVETQLWKKIETFTAQFNSLGRYCLEQLYLQKMKRTLMQTSFLSEEALQTLRCDAAYIIDSGRESLNQRTTASWDGQAGTVSASTYPVAHWHLIVSNLTILVSYLCPDDVRYLASVLLRTLPMSKAQEGSVDEEPCITLENTSKAILHSPLFPEMQSLHSAFLMCVAVRCSRILCSGAQSDQGLLSQQLPWLFEKDHTAVAHWENRFVKPGPEGVEPREEIAQNLLSLVKSDFPFQLEGEQLESILGLLEVISTLQLDSFLPPHHVHYFLLLLSLAVIRLGHSCSSSLALKFLMTCYQLLGYLQRGRSARLVFRIMYASDIFEIVLTSLFKASGRFLIDMDDPSWLEFLQVVGTFLEELMQMLIQMKLSLVLNFGKITTFLSGCKLCTKTASGKQLDSQKALSRQLLLVSLTKLCQVLGPYVKEEKPGQEAPAALAELLQQAVRQTGTVLRLCFPPGARVQRLPPALLSSVSTLLEADLSPRCRDGGAQISQVTEDALLSRAALYQGVYSQALSELPALAGHDQSFQAALRFLTLFFLAPELHPKKDSVFTSMFHSVRRVLADPEIPIQVMQDVEPHLGDLFTQMVEVGTTEDFRLVMRCILQGLDISNVWKADLQAVLSAVTLLKLLLNCPLSGEKASLLWLACPQIVTALTLQNRAACREQPVPLPVVESILDVLAALLRQGEEAIGNPHHVSLAFSILLTVPLDHLKPAEYGSIFPRMHNVLFSILQCHPKVMLKAIPSFLNSFNRLVFSVMHEGRQKDKGSADDLPVVLECARLVERMYSHIATRAEEFTVVSPFMVAQYVSEVQKVTLYPAVRSLLQEGVYLVLDLCIEPDVRFLRASLQPGVRDVFKELYNDYLKYHKAKHEGEKRYTV, from the exons ATGGCTGCTGTTTATTCTGGCATTTCCTTAAAGCTTAAGAGCAAGACAACTTCCTGGGAAGATAAACTAAAGCTAGCTCACTTTGCATGGATTTCCCACCAGTGCTTTCTTCCAAATAAAGAACAA GTGTTGCTTGATTGGGCAAGACAGTCATTGGttgcattttataagaaaaaacttGAACTGAAAGAAGATATTGTTGAAAGGCTTTGGATCTATATAGATAACATTTTACATAGCAGGAAATTGCAAAATCTCCTCAAGAATGGAAAGACGATTAACCTTCAGATTTCCCTCATCAAG GTCATAAATGAGAGAGTGACCGAGTTCTCTCATTCGGGATCCCAAAGGAACATCTGTGCTGTCTTGAGCTGCTGCCAGGGCATCCTCTCAACGCCTGCCCTTGCTGTCATCTACACGGCCAAACAGGAGCTGCTGGTGGCCTTGCTGAGCCAGCTTTGCTCTTCAGCCTGTAGGCAGCCAGAAGAAGCCGTGGTGGCCCAGTTGTTTGAGGTCATTCGCCTGGCTCTTGGCCATTACCTCTTGATCCAGCAGCAGCAGGTCAACCCAAGACGTGCCTTTGGGGATGTGACTGGGTACCTGCTCCAGCCTTGCTTGGTCTTGAGGCATTTACTCTCCGGGGGCACATGGACACAGGCCAGCCAGGGCCAGCTGCGGCAGGCGCTGAGCCGGGATGTTAGGAGTCAGATTGAGGCCATGCTCCGGGGCGGAGTTTTTCAGCCCGAACTGCTGTCATCCTACAAAGAGGAGCTCTTGGACCAGCAGCAAGAGGACGTGAAGATGGGAGCCATGAAGAACCTTCTAGCTCCCATGGACACTGTGATCAGCAAGCTGGTCAGCGCTGGCTATTGTGCACCATCCCTCCATGCCACTGTGGTGGCGAACTCAGTGGCCTTGCTCTATAAGCTCTTTCTAGATTCTTACTTCAAGGAAGGAAACCAGCTTCTCTGCTTCCAGGTTCTCCCCAGGCTGTTTCGCTGCTTGAGGATTTCACAGCTGCAGGAGGAGCAGGTAAAAGCCCTGTCCACGGCAGATTGGACCACAGAACTTTTGGTCGTGGAGCAGCTGCTCAACTCAGTGGCCAGCAACAATATCTACAACATCGCTGCAGACAGGATCCGGCACGGAGAGGCTCAATTCCACTTTTACCGCCGTGTGGCTGAGCTGCTGATGAACCACCCACAAGCATCTGTGCCGGCCTGGTTCCGCTGCCTCAAGACTTTGATGTCTCTGAATCATTTGATTTTGGAGCCAGACCTGGACGACCTGCTGGCTTCAGCTTGGATCGATGCAGAAGTAACAGATTTTCGAACCAAAAAAGCCCAGGAGGCACTTATTCACACTCTCTTCCAGACGTATGCCAAACTCCGACAAGTGCCACGGTTGTTTGAGGAGGTTTTAGGGGTGATCTGTCTTCCAGCTGCGGAGGCGCTGCGGCAGCCTGTGCTGGCCTCAGGCCCCTCCACAGTGCTCTGTGCATGCCTCCTGGAGCTGCCCCCCAGCCAGATCTTGGACACGTGGTCCCTTGTGCTGGAAAAGTTCCAGGCTTTAGTCTTGCCCTATTTGCGGAGTGATGTCGACATGGCCATGAAGTCACTGTCCCTTAGCTCACTGCTGCACTGCGTCATGTTCAACATGAGGAGCCTGGACAGTAGCACGCCCCTGCCCATCATCAGACGGACACAATGCATGATGGAGAGAATGCTGGGAGAGATCGTACAGCCCCTGCTGGCCCTTCTCCTCGGCCCCCCGGGCCCAGAGGTCGAGCTGTGGCTGCAGAAGGTCAGTGACTCTGTACTCCTGCTGTCCTACACCTGGGCCCACGTGGATACCCTGTGCAGTATGAACTGCTGCCAGTACCGCTCTGTGTCTGGGGCCCTGACGGGGGTTGCTCTGGAGATCTCGAACCTCCCTTCGTTGCTCCCAGGTGTAGAAACACAACTTTGGAAGAAGATAGAGACGTTTACAGCTCAGTTCAACTCTCTTGGCAGGTATTGCTTAGAACAGCTCTACctgcagaaaatgaaaaggacttTAATGCAAACCAGTTTTCTATCTGAAGAAGCCCTCCAAACTTTGAGGTGTGATGCTGCCTATATTATTGATTCTGGCCGAGAAAGCCTGAATCAAAGAACGACAGCTTCCTGGGATGGCCAGGCAGGGACAGTGAGTGCATCCACATACCCGGTAGCACACTGGCACTTAATTGTGTCAAATCTCACAATCTTAGTATCCTATCTTTGTCCAGATGATGTGAGATACCTGGCCAGTGTCCTGCTGAGAACTTTACCAATGAGCAAAGCCCAAGAAGGCTCAGTAGATGAAGAGCCATGCATCACACTTGAAAATACATCCAAGGCGATCCTTCACAGCCCCCTCTTTCCAGAGATGCAGTCCCTTCACTCCGCTTTCTTAATGTGCGTAGCTGTGAGATGTTCTCGCATTCTGTGTTCTGGTGCTCAGAGTGACCAGGGTCTTCTCAGTCAGCAGCTTCCCTGGCTTTTTGAAAAGGACCACACAGCTGTGGCTCATTGGGAAAACAGATTTGTAAAACCTGGACCCGAAGGTGTAGAACCCAGAGAAGAAATTGCTCAGAACTTACTATCCCTGGTCAAGAGTGACTTCCCTTTCCAGCTGGAGGGAGAACAGTTAGAAAGCATCTTGGGGCTACTGGAAGTTATTTCTACTCTACAGCTGGACAGCTTTTTGCCACCCCATCATgtacattattttcttctgttactgTCCTTGGCTGTCATCAGACTGGGGCATTCTTGCTCCTCCTCACTGGCCCTCAAGTTCTTGATGACTTGCTACCAGCTTCTTGGTTACCTGCAAAGGGGAAGAAGTGCCCGCTTGGTGTTCAGGATCATGTATGCTAGTGACATTTTTGAGATCGTACTGACCTCATTGTTCAAAGCCAGTGGTAGATTCCTGATTGACATGGACGACCCATCTTGGTTGGAATTCCTCCAAGTGGTAGGGACCTTCTTAGAGGAGCTAATGCAGATGCTCATCCAAATGAAGCTGAGCTTGGTGCTCAATTTTGGAAAAATCACCACATTCCTCTCGGGTTGTAAACTGTGCACTAAGACAGCCTCCGGCAAACAGCTGGACAGTCAGAAAGCTCTGAGCAGGCAGCTCCTTCTGGTGTCTTTGACCAAGTTGTGCCAAGTGCTGGGGCCTTACGTCAAGGAGGAGAAGCCGGGCCAGGAGGCCCCAGCAGCGCTGGCTGAGCTGCTGCAGCAGGCCGTGCGGCAGACGGGGACCGTGCTGCGGCTGTGCTTCCCGCCGGGCGCCCGGGTCCAGCGCCTTCCCCCAGCGCTCCTCTCGTCTGTCAGCACGCTCTTGGAAGCCGACCTGAGCCCGCGCTGCCGGGATGGCGGGGCCCAGATTTCCCAAGTGACGGAGGACGCGCTGCTCTCCCGCGCTGCCCTCTACCAGGGCGTCTACTCTCAGGCGCTGTCGGAGCTGCCGGCGCTGGCTGGACACGATCAGTCTTTTCAGGCAGCCTTGCGGTTTTTAACCCTGTTCTTTTTGGCCCCAGAACTCCATCCCAAGAAGGATTCCGTGTTTACCTCCATGTTTCATTCTGTGAGAAGAGTTCTTGCAG ATCCTGAAATTCCCATTCAGGTAATGCAGGATGTTGAGCCTCATCTGGGAGACTTGTTCACCCAGATGGTAGAGGTCGGGACGACGGAGGACTTCCGGCTGGTGATGCGGTGTATTCTCCAAGGCCTAGACATCAGTAACGTGTGGAAAGCAGATCTGCAG GCCGTTTTGTCAGCTGTTACGTTGCTCAAGCTGCTGCTGAACTGCCCACTCAGCGGAGAGAAAGCCAGTCTGCTGTGGCTTGCGTGTCCCCAGATAGTCACGGCGCTGACG CTGCAAAACCGAGCGGCCTGTCGGGAGCAGCCTGTGCCGCTCCCCGTGGTCGAGTCTATCCTGGACGTCCTGGCTGCGCTGCTGcggcagggggaggaggccatcGGCAACCCCCACCACGTCAGCCTGGCCTTCAGCATCCTGCTCACGGTCCCCCTGGACCACCTGAAGCCAGCGGAGTACGGAAGCATCTTCCCCAGGATGCACAACGTGCTCTTCTCGATCCTGCAGTGTCACCcgaag GTAATGCTGAAAGCCATCCCTTCTTTCTTGAACTCTTTTAATAGATTGGTGTTTTCAGTTATGCATGAAGGGCGACAGAAAGACAAAG GAAGCGCGGATGACCTGCCCGTGGTCCTCGAGTGTGCGCGCCTGGTTGAAAGGATGTACAGCCACATCGCCACCCGGGCCGAAGAGTTCACTGTGGTTTCCCCATTTATGGTGGCCCAGTAC